The following coding sequences lie in one Arabidopsis thaliana chromosome 3, partial sequence genomic window:
- a CDS encoding Peptidase C78, ubiquitin fold modifier-specific peptidase 1/ 2 (Peptidase C78, ubiquitin fold modifier-specific peptidase 1/ 2; CONTAINS InterPro DOMAIN/s: Peptidase C78, ubiquitin fold modifier-specific peptidase 1/ 2 (InterPro:IPR012462); Has 35333 Blast hits to 34131 proteins in 2444 species: Archae - 798; Bacteria - 22429; Metazoa - 974; Fungi - 991; Plants - 531; Viruses - 0; Other Eukaryotes - 9610 (source: NCBI BLink).) → MVPSSETATVRVLCQKLLLSPNHPGTLQWLIGSPFFPPFTVVSTFRCIHHSPDFQQESDDLRKLLPKGFEVIGGLIIGDSDAEKSAFEAVRAARRLRKHLSEGGELDDEKIVGASCDVGTGTIHFFISKSENTTKLEPVGSVVYEDKSGKYLWENGCLLHCELPIKLPFYYPASSPSDSKEKFSDAIDAVITQFKEPYVVYIAETLKKASGGVPKPVVLRGKDLGFGADASNINRLPSADQVSDIKMLSCSHLCLNNKTAPAVNSAENADKIHISVLLNRSEKLPTSGAPVAEYFPAMEEARLIVVDLNLDVLTYAPKDLPLMHAVSNLVIPALVDQLYSLKKIILPHLLLRIYHFNPPGVLHPITSMYELNYGETEMKQVDVRKLLHLRLGLPLDRPLLRIANALDLSVNDDSKSNMNRRGSTLLKDVHIGIPSSGVSEGVASIIQGSYEYYHYLQDGFDDSGWGCAYRSLQTIISWFRLQHYTSISVPSHREIQQTLVEIGDKDPSFVGSREWIGAIELSFVLDKLLGVSCKIMNFRSGSELPEKCRELAMHFENQGTPIMIGGGVLAYTLLGVDYDEGSGDCAFLILDPHYTGSEDHKKIVNGGWCGWKKAVDSKGKSFFLHNKFYNLLLPQRPNMV, encoded by the exons ATGGTTCCTTCGAGCGAGACAGCGACCGTACGAGTCCTTTGCCAAAAGCTGCTTCTCTCACCGAACCATCCTGGAACTCTCCAATGGCTCATTGGTTCCCCATTTTTCCCGCCTTTCACCGTCGTCTCCACTTTCCGATGTATCCATCACTCTCCTGATTTCCAGCAAGAATCTG ATGATCTCCGGAAGTTGTTACCAAAAGGTTTTGAAGTCATTGGAGGTCTGATAATTGGAGATTCTGATGCTGAGAAAAGCGCATTTGAGGCGGTTCGAGCTGCTCGTAGATTGCGAAAGCATTTATCTGAAGGTGGAGAGTTAGATGATGAAAAGATAGTTGGGGCTAGTTGCGATGTAGGCACTGGTACCATTCACTTTTTCATCTCTAAAAGTGAAAACACAACGAAACTTGAGCCTGTTGGTTCTGTTGTGTATGAGGATAAGTCTGGAAAGTATTTATGGGAGAACGGTTGTTTGCTTCACTGTGAGCTTCCAATCAAGTTGCCATTTTATTATCCTGCAAGCTCGCCCTCTg ATTCGAAGGAGAAGTTTTCAGATGCAATTGATGCAGTTATTACTCAGTTTAAAGAACCATATGTTGTATACATAGCTGAGACCTTAAAGAAAGCTTCTGGAGGCGTTCCAAAGCCAGTCGTCCTCCGTGGTAaagatttgggttttggtgCTGATGCATCAAACATTAATCGTCTTCCTTCTGCTGACCAAGTATCTGACATTAAGATGTTGTCATGCTCACATTTGTGTCTGAATAACAAAACTGCTCCAGCAGTAAATTCGGCTGAG aatGCAGATAAAATCCACATATCTGTTCTGCTTAATAGATCTGAAAAACTTCCAACCTCTGGTGCCCCTGTTGCAGAATATTTTCCAG CTATGGAAGAAGCAAGGCtcattgttgttgatttgaaTCTTGATGTACTTACTTATGCACCCAAGGATCTTCCACTTATGCACGCAGTCTCAAATTTAGTTATTCCTGCTTTGGTTGATCAGTTATATTCCCTGAAGAAGATTATCTTACCACACCTCTTG TTGCGTATATATCACTTTAATCCACCCGGGGTATTACATCCAATAACAAGTATGTACGAGCTCAACTACGGAGAGACAGAAATGAAGCAAG TCGATGTTAGAAAATTGCTACACTTGAGGCTTGGTCTGCCACTGGATCGCCCTCTTTTAAGAATTGCTAATGCCTTGGATTTGTCTGTGAATGATGACTCAAAGAGTAACATGAACAGAAGGG GTTCCACCTTGCTCAAAGATGTGCATATTGGAATCCCTAGCAGCGGAG TTTCGGAGGGTGTGGCATCTATTATCCAAGGTTCTTATGAGTATTATCATTATCTTCAGGATGGCTTTGATGACTCG GGATGGGGATGTGCTTACCGATCATTGCAAACTATTATCTCGTGGTTCAGACTTCAACACTACACATCCATATCTGTACCTTCACATAG GGAAATACAGCAGACACTCGTGGAAATAGGTGACAAGGATCCTTCGTTTGTAGGATCGCGTGAATGGATTGGTGCCATAGAGTTAAGCTTTGTGTTGGATAAACTTCTTGGT GTAAGTTGCAAAATTATGAACTTCAGATCCGGATCAGAGCTCCCAGAGAAATGCCGGGAGTTAGCTATGCACTTTGAGAACCAAGGAACTCCAATAATGATTG GAGGTGGGGTTCTTGCATACACGCTATTGGGAGTGGATTACGATGAAGGAAGCGGGGATTGCGCGTTCCTGATCCTGGATCCGCATTATACAGGAAGTGAAGATCACAAGAAGATCGTCAATGGTGGTTGGTGTGGGTGGAAAAAAGCTGTTGATAGCAAAGGAAAAAGCTTTTTCTTGCACAACAAGTTttacaatcttcttcttcctcaacgTCCCAACATGgtttaa
- a CDS encoding MA3 domain-containing protein (MA3 domain-containing protein; CONTAINS InterPro DOMAIN/s: Initiation factor eIF-4 gamma, MA3 (InterPro:IPR003891); BEST Arabidopsis thaliana protein match is: MA3 domain-containing protein (TAIR:AT5G63190.2); Has 1943 Blast hits to 788 proteins in 111 species: Archae - 0; Bacteria - 0; Metazoa - 1171; Fungi - 12; Plants - 600; Viruses - 0; Other Eukaryotes - 160 (source: NCBI BLink).) — MATREWFVMNAQQTKLALESPPLFAVKKDDDKDHTCDTGEEPYALVGSPVFNPLEDYKREVVSIIDEYFSSGDVEVAASDLMDLGLSEYHPYFVKRLVSMAMDRGNKEKEKASVLLSRLYALVVSPDQIRVGFIRLLESVGDLALDIPDAVNVLALFIARAIVDEILPPVFLARAKKTLPHSSQGFQVILVSENSYLSAPHHAELVETKWGGSTHITVEETKRKISEFLNEYVENGDTREACRCIRELGVSFFHHEIVKSGLVLVMESRTSEPLILKLLKEATEEGLISSSQMAKGFSRVADSLDDLSLDIPSAKTLFESIVPKAIIGGWLDEDSFKERSDQNGGSENLRRFKKDAETIIQEYFLSDDIPELIRSLEDLGLPEYNPVFLKKLITLAMDRKNKEKEMASVFLASLHMEMFSTEDFINGFIMLLESAEDTALDILAASDELALFLARAVIDDVLAPLNLEEISNSLPPKSTGSETIRSARSLISARHAGERLLRSWGGGTGWAVEDAKDKIWKLLEEYEVGGVISEACRCIRDLGMPFFNHEVVKKALVMAMEKKNDRMLNLLQECFAEGIITTNQMTKGFGRVKDSLDDLSLDIPNAEEKFNSYVAHAEENGWLHRDFGCSTDS; from the exons ATGGCAACGAGGGAGTGGTTTGTGATGAATGCACAACAGACGAAACTGGCTCTAGAGTCTCCTCCTCTGTTTGCTGTCAAGAAAG atgatgataaagatcATACTTGTGATACTGGAGAGGAACCTTATGCACTTGTTGGTTCCCCTGTGTTTAACCCTTTGGAAGATTACAAAAGAGAAGTAGTTTCCATCATCGATGAATACTTTAGCTCTGGGGATGTTGAAGTGGCTGCTTCTGACCTTATGGATCTTGGTTTGAGCGAATACCATCCTTATTTTGTCAAGAGGCTTGTTTCCATGGCCATGGACAGGGGCAataaggagaaggagaaggctTCGGTGTTACTCTCGCGGTTGTACGCTCTTGTTGTTTCACCTGATCAAATCAGGGTTGGGTTTATTAGACTGCTTGAGTCCGTTGGTGATCTTGCTTTGGACATACCTGATGCTGTTAATGTACTTGCTTTGTTTATTGCCCGGGCCATCGTCGATGAAATTCTTCCCCCCGTTTTTCTGGCTAGAGCAAAGAAGACTCTACCGCATTCCTCTCAAGGGTTTCAGGTTATCTTAGTTTCAGAAAATAGCTATCTCTCTGCTCCTCACCACGCAGAGCTAGTGGAGACAAAATGGGGTGGGAGTACTCACATTACggtagaagaaacaaagagaaagatatcTGAATTTTTGAATGAATATGTAGAGAATGGTGACACTCGTGAAGCTTGTAGATGCATCAGGGAGTTAGGTGTCTCGTTTTTCCATCACGAGATCGTGAAGAGTGGTTTGGTTCTAGTGATGGAGTCCCGAACATCCGAGCCGCTGATACTAAAATTGTTGAAAGAAGCTACAGAAGAAGGTCTCATTAGTTCGAGTCAAATGGCGAAAGGGTTCTCCCGAGTAGCAGATAGTCTTGATGATCTTTCTCTTGACATCCCATCTGCTAAAACTCTGTTTGAGTCAATAGTTCCCAAGGCTATAATAGGAGGTTGGCTCGACGAAGATTCGTTTAAAGAACGCTCTGATCAAAATGGGGGCAGCGAAAATCTAAGGCGGTTCAAGAAGGATGCAGAGACCATAATTCAAGAGTATTTCCTTTCTGATGATATCCCCGAGCTAATCCGCAGTCTTGAAGATTTAGGATTACCCGAATATAACCCGGTattcttgaagaaactcaTCACTCTTGCTATGGATaggaagaacaaagagaaagaaatggcTTCTGTTTTTCTCGCTTCTCTTCACATGGAGATGTTCTCAACAGAAGACTTCATAAATGGTTTCATCATGCTCCTCGAATCCGCAGAAGATACAGCATTAGACATCTTAGCAGCATCAGACGAGCTTGCTCTGTTTCTAGCTAGAGCTGTGATCGATGATGTCTTGGCTCCGCTTAATCTCGAAGAGATCTCAAACAGCTTACCGCCAAAATCAACCGGAAGCGAAACCATCCGCTCAGCTCGGTCTCTGATATCCGCTCGACACGCAGGAGAAAGACTCCTGAGAAGCTGGGGTGGGGGAACGGGCTGGGCAGTGGAAGACGCTAAAGACAAGATCTGGAAACTTCTAGAAGAATACGAAGTAGGAGGAGTAATATCAGAGGCTTGTCGATGCATACGCGATCTAGGAATGCCGTTTTTTAACCACGAGGTGGTTAAGAAGGCTTTGGTAATggcaatggagaagaagaacgatCGGATGCTTAATCTCTTGCAGGAGTGTTTTGCTGAAGGGATCATTACTACTAACCAAATGACAAAAGGGTTTGGTCGAGTCAAAGATAGTCTTGATGACTTATCTTTGGATATTCCAAATGCAGAAGAGAAATTTAACTCGTATGTTGCGCACGCTGAAGAGAACGGTTGGCTACACCGCGATTTTGGGTGTTCTACAGATTCTTGA
- a CDS encoding Cysteine/Histidine-rich C1 domain family protein (Cysteine/Histidine-rich C1 domain family protein; CONTAINS InterPro DOMAIN/s: DC1 (InterPro:IPR004146), C1-like (InterPro:IPR011424); BEST Arabidopsis thaliana protein match is: Cysteine/Histidine-rich C1 domain family protein (TAIR:AT5G22355.1); Has 1943 Blast hits to 657 proteins in 28 species: Archae - 0; Bacteria - 0; Metazoa - 18; Fungi - 0; Plants - 1919; Viruses - 0; Other Eukaryotes - 6 (source: NCBI BLink).): MERSVDLPIHKHPLYHSSRFINGRCRGCKQTSPIYSGYRCNDSDCNHVWYHKECGESLPEINHPSHLEHPLCLIDYRGSGTCAFCGAFLFGPTYHCWICAFNIDIACARKQLPPLAAIENPKCHNHSLVLLEKQVKKDHCGVCKKTVFGMYPYVCLECDVYFHVECINISREVHHSSHTNHTLELFGSESLPDSAQKTCLLCDDVSDHLIYHCSVCNFSICVYCAINPPPLAIEHLKTHEHTLTLLPRQVKFICNACGMKGDGCPYFCLGCGYLIHRKCIDLPRVININRHDHRISLTHHLGLQYSECGVCRQSVNGYYGGYSCSLCPNYVVHPQCAMKDDVWDGIELEGTPEDSEQDTAPFEVVDDNTIKHFSHEKHNLMLNKNGIITQHDEITRCQACVLPLSSDPSYSCGQCDYVLHETCANLPRKKRHVFNNKPFTLHTGGKDSSRNWFECDACRTISNGFRYVSGDWILDVHCGSMSEPLLHDGHSHPLYYYRRQGKSCRSCHNKVVKPRVLCCDTCDFDLDFYCANLPKTVKHCYDEHPLSLCHGEDDVIKDNKYWCDICETETDPKKWFYTCYDCGGGTLMSMDVSMKLFLTARVLDHSATNAILDVKIASF; encoded by the exons ATGGAGAGATCAGTAGATTTACCGATTCACAAGCATCCATTATACCATTCATCAAGGTTTATAAATGGTCGTTGCCGCGGTTGCAAGCAAACCTCACCTATCTATAGTGGCTACCGTTGCAATGACTCTGATTGTAACCATGTTTGGTATCACAAAGAATGTGGCGAATCATTACCGGAGATCAATCATCCTTCCCATCTCGAGCATCCGCTCTGCTTAATCGACTACAGGGGAAGTGGTACGTGTGCTTTTTGTGGAGCTTTCTTGTTTGGTCCTACGTATCATTGTTGGATATGCGCCTTTAATATCGATATAGCTTGTGCGAGAAAACAACTACCTCCACTTGCTGCTATTGAAAATCCCAAATGTCATAACCATTCACTTGTTCTTTTGGAGAAGCAAGTGAAGAAAGATCATTGTGGAGTTTGCAAGAAAACAGTTTTTGGTATGTATCCTTACGTTTGTCTTGAGTGTGATGTGTATTTCCACGTCGAATGCATAAATATATCGCGGGAGGTCCACCATTCTTCTCATACTAATCACACTCTCGAGCTTTTCGGATCTGAGTCGCTACCTGATAGCGCTCAAAAGACTTGTCTTTTGTGTGATGACGTATCAGATCACTTGATTTATCATTGTTCCGTTTGCAACTTCAGCATCTGTGTTTATTGTGCGATAAATCCTCCACCGCTTGCTATAGAACATCTTAAGACTCACGAGCATACGCTAACTCTCTTGCCTAGACAAGTTAAGTTTATTTGCAATGCTTGTGGAATGAAAGGTGATGGATGTCCTTACTTTTGTCTTGGATGTGGTTACTTAATCCATCGGAAATGCATCGATTTACCTCGCGTCATTAACATCAATCGTCATGATCATCGCATCTCTCTCACGCATCATCTTGGTCTTCAGTATTCAGAATGTGGAGTATGTCGTCAAAGTGTTAATGGATACTACGGAGGTTATTCTTGCTCTCTTTGTCCCAACTATGTTGTTCATCCACAATGTGCAATGAAAGATGATGTATGGGACGGAATAGAACTCGAAGGGACTCCTGAAGATAGTGAGCAAGATACCGCGCCATTCGAGGTGGTTGATGACAACACGATAAAACATTTCAGCCatgaaaaacataatttgatGCTCAACAAGAATGGTATCATCACTCAACATGATGAAATCACACGTTGCCAAGCATGTGTCCTTCCTCTATCGTCAGATCCTAGCTACAGTTGTGGTCAATGTGATTATGTTCTTCATGAAACATGTGCAAATCTCCCTCGAAAGAAAAGGCATGTGTTCAACAACAAACCATTTACGTTACACACAGGAGGTAAAGATTCTTCTAGGAATTGGTTTGAGTGTGATGCTTGTAGAACAATCTCCAATGGTTTTAGATACGTTTCTGGTGATTGGATTCTAGATGTGCATTGCGGTTCGATGTCAGAACCATTGCTCCATGATGGTCATTCACATCCGTTATATTACTACAGAAGGCAAGGCAAGTCATGTCGTTCGTGTCACAACAAAGTGGTGAAACCTAGAGTACTATGTTGTGATACTTGTGActttgatttggatttctACTGTGCTAATTTACCTAAAACGGTAAAACATTGCTACGACGAGCATCCTCTTTCTCTATGCCACGGCGAAGATGATGTGATTAAGGATAACAAATATTGGTGTGACATATGCGAAACAGAAACCGATCCAAAGAAATGGTTCTACACTTGTTATGACTGCGGG GGCGGAACATTAATGTCGATGGACGTGAGTATGAAGTTGTTCCTAACAGCAAGAGTTCTCGACCATTCTGCGACCAATGCCATTCTCGATGTAAAGATCGCTTCATTCTAA
- a CDS encoding alpha/beta-Hydrolases superfamily protein produces MFIYKDKKIIKKLALKQRYCYCLTKFSSGKRVRKFPRERGERMAGEEIEREKKSAASARTHTRNNTQQSSSSGYLKTLLLVTFVGVLAWVYQTIQPPPAKIVGSPGGPTVTSPRIKLRDGRHLAYTEFGIPRDEAKFKIINIHGFDSCMRDSHFANFLSPALVEELRIYIVSFDRPGYGESDPNLNGSPRSIALDIEELADGLGLGPQFYLFGYSMGGEITWACLNYIPHRLAGAALVAPAINYWWRNLPGDLTREAFSLMHPADQWSLRVAHYAPWLTYWWNTQKWFPISNVIAGNPIIFSRQDMEILSKLGFVNPNRAYIRQQGEYVSLHRDLNVAFSSWEFDPLDLQDPFPNNNGSVHVWNGDEDKFVPVKLQRYVASKLPWIRYHEISGSGHFVPFVEGMTDKIIKSLLVGEEDVSESREASV; encoded by the exons atgtttatatataaggacaaaaaaatcataaagaagTTAGCTCTCAAACAAAGATATTGCTACTGCCTCACCAAATTTTCCTCCGgaaagagagtgagaaaatttccaagagaaagaggagagaGAATGGCTGGAGAAGAAATAGAGAGGGAGAAGAAATCTGCAGCATCTGCAAGAACTCACACCAGAAACAACACTCAACAAAGTTCTTCTTCTG GTTATCTGAAAACGCTTCTCCTGGTAACGTTCGTCGGAGTTTTAGCATGGGTTTATCAAACAATCCAACCACCACCCGCCAAAATCGTCGGCTCTCCCGGTGGACCCACCGTGACATCACCGAGGATCAAACTGAGAGACGGAAGACATCTGGCTTACACAGAATTCGGAATCCCTAGAGACGAAGCCAAGTTCAAGATCATAAACATCCACGGCTTCGATTCTTGTATGCGAGACTCGCATTTCGCCAATTTCTTATCGCCG GCTCTTGTGGAGGAATTGAGGATATACATTGTGTCTTTTGATCGTCCTGGTTATGGAGAGAGTGATCCTAACCTGAATGGGTCACCAAGAAGCATAGCATTGGATATAGAAGAGCTTGCTGATGGGTTAGGACTAGGACCTCAGTTCTATCTCTTTGGTTACTCCATGGGTGGTGAAATTACATGGGCATGCCTTAACTACATTCCTCACAG GTTAGCAGGAGCTGCCCTTGTAGCTCCAGCGATTAACTATTGGTGGAGAAACTTACCGGGAGATTTAACAAGAGAAGCTTTCTCTCTTATGCATCCTGCAGATCAATGGTCACTTCGAGTAGCTCATTATGCTCCTTGGCTTACATATTGGTGGAACACTCAGAAATGGTTCCCAATCTCCAATGTGATTGCCGGTAATCCCATTATTTTCTCACGTCAGGACATGGAGATCTTGTCGAAGCTCGGATTCGTCAATCCAAATCGG gCATACATAAGACAACAAGGTGAATATGTAAGCTTACACCGAGATTTGAATGTCGCATTTTCAAGCTGGGAGTTTGATCCGTTAGACCTTCAAGATCCGTTCCCGAACAACAATGGCTCAGTTCACGTATGGAATGGCGATGAGGATAAGTTTGTGCCAGTAAAGCTTCAACGGTATGTCGCGTCAAAGCTGCCATGGATTCGTTACCATGAAATATCTGGATCAGGACATTTTGTACCATTTGTGGAAGGTATGACTGATAAGATCATCAAGTCACTTTTGGTTGGGGAAGAAGATGTAAGTGAGAGTAGAGAAGCCTCTGTTTAA
- a CDS encoding alpha/beta-Hydrolases superfamily protein (alpha/beta-Hydrolases superfamily protein; CONTAINS InterPro DOMAIN/s: Alpha/beta hydrolase fold-1 (InterPro:IPR000073); BEST Arabidopsis thaliana protein match is: alpha/beta-Hydrolases superfamily protein (TAIR:AT2G36290.1); Has 1039 Blast hits to 1035 proteins in 267 species: Archae - 10; Bacteria - 561; Metazoa - 10; Fungi - 51; Plants - 319; Viruses - 0; Other Eukaryotes - 88 (source: NCBI BLink).) produces the protein MAGEEIEREKKSAASARTHTRNNTQQSSSSGYLKTLLLVTFVGVLAWVYQTIQPPPAKIVGSPGGPTVTSPRIKLRDGRHLAYTEFGIPRDEAKFKIINIHGFDSCMRDSHFANFLSPALVEELRIYIVSFDRPGYGESDPNLNGSPRSIALDIEELADGLGLGPQFYLFGYSMGGEITWACLNYIPHRLAGAALVAPAINYWWRNLPGDLTREAFSLMHPADQWSLRVAHYAPWLTYWWNTQKWFPISNVIAGNPIIFSRQDMEILSKLGFVNPNRAYIRQQGEYVSLHRDLNVAFSSWEFDPLDLQDPFPNNNGSVHVWNGDEDKFVPVKLQRYVASKLPWIRYHEISGSGHFVPFVEGMTDKIIKSLLVGEEDVSESREASV, from the exons ATGGCTGGAGAAGAAATAGAGAGGGAGAAGAAATCTGCAGCATCTGCAAGAACTCACACCAGAAACAACACTCAACAAAGTTCTTCTTCTG GTTATCTGAAAACGCTTCTCCTGGTAACGTTCGTCGGAGTTTTAGCATGGGTTTATCAAACAATCCAACCACCACCCGCCAAAATCGTCGGCTCTCCCGGTGGACCCACCGTGACATCACCGAGGATCAAACTGAGAGACGGAAGACATCTGGCTTACACAGAATTCGGAATCCCTAGAGACGAAGCCAAGTTCAAGATCATAAACATCCACGGCTTCGATTCTTGTATGCGAGACTCGCATTTCGCCAATTTCTTATCGCCG GCTCTTGTGGAGGAATTGAGGATATACATTGTGTCTTTTGATCGTCCTGGTTATGGAGAGAGTGATCCTAACCTGAATGGGTCACCAAGAAGCATAGCATTGGATATAGAAGAGCTTGCTGATGGGTTAGGACTAGGACCTCAGTTCTATCTCTTTGGTTACTCCATGGGTGGTGAAATTACATGGGCATGCCTTAACTACATTCCTCACAG GTTAGCAGGAGCTGCCCTTGTAGCTCCAGCGATTAACTATTGGTGGAGAAACTTACCGGGAGATTTAACAAGAGAAGCTTTCTCTCTTATGCATCCTGCAGATCAATGGTCACTTCGAGTAGCTCATTATGCTCCTTGGCTTACATATTGGTGGAACACTCAGAAATGGTTCCCAATCTCCAATGTGATTGCCGGTAATCCCATTATTTTCTCACGTCAGGACATGGAGATCTTGTCGAAGCTCGGATTCGTCAATCCAAATCGG gCATACATAAGACAACAAGGTGAATATGTAAGCTTACACCGAGATTTGAATGTCGCATTTTCAAGCTGGGAGTTTGATCCGTTAGACCTTCAAGATCCGTTCCCGAACAACAATGGCTCAGTTCACGTATGGAATGGCGATGAGGATAAGTTTGTGCCAGTAAAGCTTCAACGGTATGTCGCGTCAAAGCTGCCATGGATTCGTTACCATGAAATATCTGGATCAGGACATTTTGTACCATTTGTGGAAGGTATGACTGATAAGATCATCAAGTCACTTTTGGTTGGGGAAGAAGATGTAAGTGAGAGTAGAGAAGCCTCTGTTTAA
- a CDS encoding Haloacid dehalogenase-like hydrolase (HAD) superfamily protein (Haloacid dehalogenase-like hydrolase (HAD) superfamily protein; FUNCTIONS IN: hydrolase activity, catalytic activity; INVOLVED IN: metabolic process; LOCATED IN: chloroplast, chloroplast stroma, chloroplast envelope; EXPRESSED IN: 22 plant structures; EXPRESSED DURING: 14 growth stages; CONTAINS InterPro DOMAIN/s: Haloacid dehalogenase-like hydrolase (InterPro:IPR005834), HAD-superfamily hydrolase, subfamily IA, variant 3 (InterPro:IPR006402); BEST Arabidopsis thaliana protein match is: Haloacid dehalogenase-like hydrolase (HAD) superfamily protein (TAIR:AT4G39970.1); Has 12560 Blast hits to 12559 proteins in 2179 species: Archae - 78; Bacteria - 10284; Metazoa - 135; Fungi - 145; Plants - 385; Viruses - 3; Other Eukaryotes - 1530 (source: NCBI BLink).) yields the protein MATVKISLSLASLSPSSSSSSIQSKLSPSFIPNAAPAKAVKLRFNGKSLRAKPMVYRSSRSVGVTCSASSSLTTLPSALLFDCDGVLVDTEKDGHRISFNDTFKERDLNVTWDVDLYGELLKIGGGKERMTAYFNKVGWPEKAPKDEAERKEFIAGLHKQKTELFMVLIEKKLLPLRPGVAKLVDQALTNGVKVAVCSTSNEKAVSAIVSCLLGPERAEKIKIFAGDVVPKKKPDPAIYNLAAETLGVDPSKCVVVEDSAIGLAAAKAAGMTCIVTKSGYTADEDFENADAVFDCIGDPPEERFDLAFCGSLLRKQFVS from the exons aTGGCCACTGTGaaaatctctctttccttGGCTTCGCtatcaccatcttcttcttcttcttcaattcaaTCTAAGTTATCACCATCTTTCATTCCCAATGCGGCACCTGCAAAGGCGGTGAAGTTGCGATTCAATGGAAAGTCCCTGAGAGCAAAACCAATGGTATACAGATCATCTCGCTCCGTTGGAGTCACCTGCtctgcttcatcttctctgACGACTCTTCCCTCTGCTCTTCTCTTCGATTGCGATGGCGTTCTTGTTGATACCGAGAAGGACGGTCACAGGATCTCCTTCAACGACACTTTCAAAGAG AGAGATTTGAATGTTACGTGGGATGTTGATTTATACGGCGAGTTACTTAAAATCGGTGGTGGTAAAGAAAG GATGACTGCGTATTTTAACAAGGTTGGTTGGCCAGAGAAAGCTCCTAAAGATGAAGCAGAGAGGAAAGAGTTCATAGCTGGACTTCACAAGCAGAAGACTGAGCTTTTCATGGTTCTTATCGAGAAAAAGCTGCTTCCGCTTCGACCCGGTGTTGCAAA GTTGGTTGATCAAGCTTTAACAAACGGAGTCAAAGTAGCTGTGTGCAGTACTTCAAATGAGAAGGCG GTTTCTGCTATAGTTTCATGCTTGCTTGGACCAGAACGAGCAGAGAAAATCAAGATATTCGCAGGAGACGTAGTCCCCAAAAAGAAACCTGATCCA GCCATCTACAACTTAGCAGCTGAAACCCTTGGAGTTGATCCCTCAAA ATGTGTAGTGGTTGAAGACAGCGCGATCGGGCTAGCAGCTGCAAAAGCTGCGGGAATGACTTGTATAGTTACAAAGAGTGG ATACACGGCTGATGAAGATTTCGAGAACGCAGATGCGGTTTTCGACTGCATTGGAGACCCTCcagaagagagatttgatttgGCATTCTGTGGAAGTCTTCTCCGGAAACAGTTCGTTAGTTAA